A window of Corticium candelabrum chromosome 3, ooCorCand1.1, whole genome shotgun sequence contains these coding sequences:
- the LOC134177398 gene encoding death-associated protein kinase 2-like, with translation MQPCGAVRAPGICQDVDRVGPKCVTMLVPRKSVELCKDAFEDSYEVENELGRGKFGVVRLCSNKKTGQKYAAKYIRKQRGARGVCMTDIKREMDVMNTLNSNRFVMSLFDAYESPTNVIFVMDLISGGELFEHLAEIECLTEEKTISFTWQMLEALGAVHKCNIVHLDVKPENLMLRDQSKNELVLIDFGVARDLGNGEICCMQGTPEFVAPEVIAYDPLTCAADMWSLGVVIYIMLSGISPFLGDNDSETYANISEEDYEFDEDYFGALSEDSLDFLEKLLVKDPKKRMNVEECKKHPWILNAEKRSSNIIDTSRLRSFNARRKLKACFNAVRGSIKLRRSLTKILVPCELKQLDATSATDSSPSQSSVSDDSISPTNNSC, from the exons ATGCAGCCGTGCGGCGCAGTGCGAGCACCTGGTATATGTCAAG ACGTTGACCGTGTGGGGCCGAAGTGTGTGACAATGCTTGTGCCAAGGAAGTCTGTGGAGCTGTGCAAAGACGCGTTTGAAGACAGCTACGAAGTGGAAAATGAGTTGGGAAG AGGGAAATTTGGAGTCGTCAGGCTTTGTTCCAATAAGAAGACTGGACAGAAATACGCTGCCAAGTACATCAGGAAGCAGCGGGGAGCTCGAGGAGTCTGCATGACGGATATCAAAAGAGAGATGGACGTAATGAACACATTGAACAGCAACAGATTTGTCATGAGTCTGTTTGATGCGTATGAATCTCCAACCAATGTTATCTTTGTAATGGATTT GATTTCTGGAGGGGAACTATTTGAACACCTGGCTGAGATTGAGTGTCTGACAGAGGAGAAAACGATATCATTCACTTGGCAAATGCTGGAAGCCCTTGGTGCTGTGCATAAATGCAATATTGTCCACTTGGATGTGAAG CCAGAGAATCTAATGCTTCGTGATCAAAGCAAAAATGAATTGGTTCTTATTGATTTTGGTGTGGCACGTGATCTGGGAAATGGAGAGATTTGCTGCATGCAGGGAACACCAGAGTTTGTAG CACCAGAAGTGATTGCATATGACCCCCTTACATGTGCTGCTGATATGTG GAGTTTGGGTGTGGTGATCTACATTAT GTTGAGTGGTATTTCACCCTTCCTGGGAGACAATGACTCTGAAACTTATGCAAACATTAGTGAAGAGGACTATGAGTTTGATGAAGATTACTTTGGGGCATTATCTGAAGATTCATTGGATTTCTTGGAGAAATTACTGGTTAAGGATCCTAA GAAGAGAATGAATGTGGAGGAGTGCAAGAAACATCCTTGGATTCTG AATGCTGAAAAGAGGTCCTCCAATATCATTGATACATCAAGGTTAAGGAGCTTCAATGCCAGAAGAAAGCTCAAG GCATGTTTCAATGCTGTTCGAGGGTCTATCAAATTACGAAGGTCCCTAACCAAGATTTTGGTTCCGTGTGAATTAAAACAGCTGGATGCTACGTCAGCGACTGACTCATCACCCTCACAGTCATCAGTGTCAGATGATTCAATCAGTCCTACAAATAATTCTTGCTAA
- the LOC134176689 gene encoding calsequestrin-1-like isoform X1, protein MSQRRCAVVFFLVAIYCVCALHEHENPRWPQHDGKRRVLSLNADTFHAAVKKHPLLVVLFYVPPGHVLDPVKDKETSKNNWEQLEMTLEMTSQLLQKENVRTATINMIESYALVKALQIPSPGTILIYSKDRPSPHFYLGQRAMEVLAPYILKMLQPAVTEIIGKTQKKQYDQLDTAKVVGYFETSNDKGYSNFAKAAETFQPLIPFFVTFDKKLAKSLRVKKANFVIFDKPYEKYLTLTEPSSTEEIIDFVRGNVRQSLTKVQLENIHGTWVHGEEEKMLVAFVRPQTPDGAAFFSVVKSLARNYADENRTHFIWVDPDPLPNLHETWKTLYHIDMTQSNAFFGVVDGIKGEHAWYDVMEEGADLKKMRLWVQRLLSGKIKLKPVRTSAIVSSKFQSESDTSHRSDEL, encoded by the exons ATGAGTCAAAGACGTTGTGCGGtggttttctttcttgttgctATTTACTGCGTTTGTGCTCTGCATGAGCATGAAAACCCTCGCTGGCCTCAGCATGATGGGAAACGTCGCGTGCTTTCTTTGAATGCGGACACATTTCACGCCGCCGTCAAGAAACATCCACTGCTGGTTGTTCTGTTTTACGTACCGCCAGGACATGTCTTAGATCCGGTGAAAGATAAAGAAACTTCAAAAAACAACTGGGAACAACTGGAAATGACTTTAGAG ATGACGTCTCAGTTGTTGCAGAAGGAAAATGTTCGTACTGCTACAATCAATATGATTGAGAGTTATGCTCTAGTCAAGGCTCTTC AAATTCCATCACCAGGCACTATTCTTATTTATAGTAAAGACAGACCATCTCCTCACTTCTATCTTGGACAACG AGCAATGGAGGTATTGGCTCCATATATTTTAAAG ATGCTGCAACCAGCTGTTACTGAAATTATTGGAAAGACTCAGAAAAAGCAATATGACCAGTTAGATACAGCAAAAGTTGTGGGATACTTTGAAACAAGCAATGACAAAG GGTACAGTAACTTTGCAAAGGCAGCTGAGACGTTCCAGCCTCTGATTCCCTTCTTTGTTACATTTGACAAGAAG CTTGCAAAGAGTTTGAGAGTGAAGAAAGCAAACTTTGTAATATTTGACAAACCATATGAGAAATATCTTACGTTGACTGAG CCTTCTTCTACTGAAGAGATTATTGATTTTGTGCGTGGAAATGTCag ACAGAGTTTAACAAAAGTACAACTTGAAAATATTCATGGGACGTGG GTTCATGGTGAGGAGGAGAAAATGCTTGTGGCATTTGTTCGTCCACAGACACCAG ATGGTGCTGCCTTCTTTTCTGTTGTCAAGAGCCTTGCAAGGAATTATGCTGATGAAAACAGAACACACTTTATCTGGGTAGATCCTGATCCATTGCCAAAT CTACATGAAACTTGGAAGACTTTATACCACATTGATATGACACAGTCAAACGCTTTCTTTGGTGTTGTGGATGGCATTAAA GGTGAACATGCTTGGTATGATGTCATGGAAGAAGGAGCTGACTTGAAGAAGATGCGTCTATGGGTACAACGTTTGTTGTCAGGCAAGATAAAATTGAAACCTGTCAGAACATCAGCAATAGTTTCTTCAAAATTTCAAAGTGAATCTGATACTAGTCACAGAAGTGATGAGCTGTAG
- the LOC134176689 gene encoding calsequestrin-2-like isoform X4, whose product MKSSRCRGKHDDHGYSFELCREIPSPGTILIYSKDRPSPHFYLGQRAMEVLAPYILKMLQPAVTEIIGKTQKKQYDQLDTAKVVGYFETSNDKGYSNFAKAAETFQPLIPFFVTFDKKLAKSLRVKKANFVIFDKPYEKYLTLTEPSSTEEIIDFVRGNVRQSLTKVQLENIHGTWVHGEEEKMLVAFVRPQTPDGAAFFSVVKSLARNYADENRTHFIWVDPDPLPNLHETWKTLYHIDMTQSNAFFGVVDGIKGEHAWYDVMEEGADLKKMRLWVQRLLSGKIKLKPVRTSAIVSSKFQSESDTSHRSDEL is encoded by the exons ATGAAGAGCTCCAGGTGTCGGGGTAAACATGATGACCATGGATACAGCTTTGAGCTTTGTAGAG AAATTCCATCACCAGGCACTATTCTTATTTATAGTAAAGACAGACCATCTCCTCACTTCTATCTTGGACAACG AGCAATGGAGGTATTGGCTCCATATATTTTAAAG ATGCTGCAACCAGCTGTTACTGAAATTATTGGAAAGACTCAGAAAAAGCAATATGACCAGTTAGATACAGCAAAAGTTGTGGGATACTTTGAAACAAGCAATGACAAAG GGTACAGTAACTTTGCAAAGGCAGCTGAGACGTTCCAGCCTCTGATTCCCTTCTTTGTTACATTTGACAAGAAG CTTGCAAAGAGTTTGAGAGTGAAGAAAGCAAACTTTGTAATATTTGACAAACCATATGAGAAATATCTTACGTTGACTGAG CCTTCTTCTACTGAAGAGATTATTGATTTTGTGCGTGGAAATGTCag ACAGAGTTTAACAAAAGTACAACTTGAAAATATTCATGGGACGTGG GTTCATGGTGAGGAGGAGAAAATGCTTGTGGCATTTGTTCGTCCACAGACACCAG ATGGTGCTGCCTTCTTTTCTGTTGTCAAGAGCCTTGCAAGGAATTATGCTGATGAAAACAGAACACACTTTATCTGGGTAGATCCTGATCCATTGCCAAAT CTACATGAAACTTGGAAGACTTTATACCACATTGATATGACACAGTCAAACGCTTTCTTTGGTGTTGTGGATGGCATTAAA GGTGAACATGCTTGGTATGATGTCATGGAAGAAGGAGCTGACTTGAAGAAGATGCGTCTATGGGTACAACGTTTGTTGTCAGGCAAGATAAAATTGAAACCTGTCAGAACATCAGCAATAGTTTCTTCAAAATTTCAAAGTGAATCTGATACTAGTCACAGAAGTGATGAGCTGTAG
- the LOC134176689 gene encoding calsequestrin-1-like isoform X2, with the protein MSQRRCAVVFFLVAIYCVCALHEHENPRWPQHDGKRRVLSLNADTFHAAVKKHPLLVVLFYVPPGHVLDPVKDKETSKNNWEQLEMTLEMTSQLLQKENVRTATINMIESYALVKALQIPSPGTILIYSKDRPSPHFYLGQRAMEVLAPYILKMLQPAVTEIIGKTQKKQYDQLDTAKVVGYFETSNDKGYSNFAKAAETFQPLIPFFVTFDKKLAKSLRVKKANFVIFDKPYEKYLTLTEPSSTEEIIDFVRGNVRQSLTKVQLENIHGTWVHGEEEKMLVAFVRPQTPDGAAFFSVVKSLARNYADENRTHFIWVDPDPLPNLHETWKTLYHIDMTQSNAFFGVVDGIKSARVNMLGMMSWKKELT; encoded by the exons ATGAGTCAAAGACGTTGTGCGGtggttttctttcttgttgctATTTACTGCGTTTGTGCTCTGCATGAGCATGAAAACCCTCGCTGGCCTCAGCATGATGGGAAACGTCGCGTGCTTTCTTTGAATGCGGACACATTTCACGCCGCCGTCAAGAAACATCCACTGCTGGTTGTTCTGTTTTACGTACCGCCAGGACATGTCTTAGATCCGGTGAAAGATAAAGAAACTTCAAAAAACAACTGGGAACAACTGGAAATGACTTTAGAG ATGACGTCTCAGTTGTTGCAGAAGGAAAATGTTCGTACTGCTACAATCAATATGATTGAGAGTTATGCTCTAGTCAAGGCTCTTC AAATTCCATCACCAGGCACTATTCTTATTTATAGTAAAGACAGACCATCTCCTCACTTCTATCTTGGACAACG AGCAATGGAGGTATTGGCTCCATATATTTTAAAG ATGCTGCAACCAGCTGTTACTGAAATTATTGGAAAGACTCAGAAAAAGCAATATGACCAGTTAGATACAGCAAAAGTTGTGGGATACTTTGAAACAAGCAATGACAAAG GGTACAGTAACTTTGCAAAGGCAGCTGAGACGTTCCAGCCTCTGATTCCCTTCTTTGTTACATTTGACAAGAAG CTTGCAAAGAGTTTGAGAGTGAAGAAAGCAAACTTTGTAATATTTGACAAACCATATGAGAAATATCTTACGTTGACTGAG CCTTCTTCTACTGAAGAGATTATTGATTTTGTGCGTGGAAATGTCag ACAGAGTTTAACAAAAGTACAACTTGAAAATATTCATGGGACGTGG GTTCATGGTGAGGAGGAGAAAATGCTTGTGGCATTTGTTCGTCCACAGACACCAG ATGGTGCTGCCTTCTTTTCTGTTGTCAAGAGCCTTGCAAGGAATTATGCTGATGAAAACAGAACACACTTTATCTGGGTAGATCCTGATCCATTGCCAAAT CTACATGAAACTTGGAAGACTTTATACCACATTGATATGACACAGTCAAACGCTTTCTTTGGTGTTGTGGATGGCATTAAA TCTGCTAGGGTGAACATGCTTGGTATGATGTCATGGAAGAAGGAGCTGACTTGA
- the LOC134176689 gene encoding calsequestrin-1-like isoform X3, producing the protein MSQRRCAVVFFLVAIYCVCALHEHENPRWPQHDGKRRVLSLNADTFHAAVKKHPLLVVLFYVPPGHVLDPVKDKETSKNNWEQLEMTLEMTSQLLQKENVRTATINMIESYALVKALQIPSPGTILIYSKDRPSPHFYLGQRAMEVLAPYILKMLQPAVTEIIGKTQKKQYDQLDTAKVVGYFETSNDKGYSNFAKAAETFQPLIPFFVTFDKKLAKSLRVKKANFVIFDKPYEKYLTLTEPSSTEEIIDFVRGNVRQSLTKVQLENIHGTWVHGEEEKMLVAFVRPQTPDGAAFFSVVKSLARNYADENRTHFIWLWQPVCNNYSRADDGCSCDVHFIVVVHCLQVKCTVGRDI; encoded by the exons ATGAGTCAAAGACGTTGTGCGGtggttttctttcttgttgctATTTACTGCGTTTGTGCTCTGCATGAGCATGAAAACCCTCGCTGGCCTCAGCATGATGGGAAACGTCGCGTGCTTTCTTTGAATGCGGACACATTTCACGCCGCCGTCAAGAAACATCCACTGCTGGTTGTTCTGTTTTACGTACCGCCAGGACATGTCTTAGATCCGGTGAAAGATAAAGAAACTTCAAAAAACAACTGGGAACAACTGGAAATGACTTTAGAG ATGACGTCTCAGTTGTTGCAGAAGGAAAATGTTCGTACTGCTACAATCAATATGATTGAGAGTTATGCTCTAGTCAAGGCTCTTC AAATTCCATCACCAGGCACTATTCTTATTTATAGTAAAGACAGACCATCTCCTCACTTCTATCTTGGACAACG AGCAATGGAGGTATTGGCTCCATATATTTTAAAG ATGCTGCAACCAGCTGTTACTGAAATTATTGGAAAGACTCAGAAAAAGCAATATGACCAGTTAGATACAGCAAAAGTTGTGGGATACTTTGAAACAAGCAATGACAAAG GGTACAGTAACTTTGCAAAGGCAGCTGAGACGTTCCAGCCTCTGATTCCCTTCTTTGTTACATTTGACAAGAAG CTTGCAAAGAGTTTGAGAGTGAAGAAAGCAAACTTTGTAATATTTGACAAACCATATGAGAAATATCTTACGTTGACTGAG CCTTCTTCTACTGAAGAGATTATTGATTTTGTGCGTGGAAATGTCag ACAGAGTTTAACAAAAGTACAACTTGAAAATATTCATGGGACGTGG GTTCATGGTGAGGAGGAGAAAATGCTTGTGGCATTTGTTCGTCCACAGACACCAG ATGGTGCTGCCTTCTTTTCTGTTGTCAAGAGCCTTGCAAGGAATTATGCTGATGAAAACAGAACACACTTTATCTGG CTGTGGCAACCTGTGTGTAATAACTACAGCAGAGCAGACGACGGTTGCTCTTGTGATGTGCACTTTATAGTTGTTGTGCATTGTCTTCAAGTCAAATGTACTGTTGGCAGGGACATTTAA